The window AGTCTCTAAGGGGCGTCCATACAAATAACGAATTACGCCACGCTCTAACGCCAACCCAACCAGGGCTGCCACTAAGAAAGACAACGGTAAAGCCGCAAAAATATAAAATTCTGACGCGCCGTCACCCAGGGCTTTGGCCCCGTTTTGCACCACGTAAGTCGTGTAAGCGCCCAGCATCATGAGTTCGCCATGGGCCAGGTTAATGACCCCCATGAGCCCAAATACGATCGCCAATCCTAGGGCTACAATCAACAACACGGCCCCAATGCTGATGCCGTTAAATAACCCGCCAATGAGTCCCTCAATCACGCCGTCACCTGCAGTATTTGCTTAATTTTTGCCTTAGCTAGTTGGTTGCTGGCGGTAATTCGTTACGCGTTAATCGCGATTTATGCGCCACATTCATTCATTGCGACGAGACGCCTCAATTAACTGATAGCGATCAATCTCCAGCATTAACCATGAACGAATCCCTTTTCAAAGCATTAAACCCGGCTTACCCAGCGAGGACTTAGATGATTTCTGAGAAAGAAAATACCCTTCTCGTTGAGCAGGTTTAGCCAAAATCCATTACTCATCACCGATATAGCAGTTTGCATTGGGAGCAAGTACACCCTAGACCCAGCCTTGGCCGAAATGTACTGGACTCAACTGCACAAAGCTTAGATATCAGTAAAACCTGCCCGTTCCGGTGCTTTAGTTCACGAGAAACCTCTTCAGCGTAAGCCTTATGAAAAAAAGAGGACAGCCAATCAAACCCATTTCTGGCGAAGCGCTATCCCCCTTTTCCTCAGTCAGATTGCATGCTCACTCAAAAGAGCAGCCTATGCACCCTCAAGCTCATACTGTTCACCCTTTTCAGGATCAGACCAGTCACAGCCCAGCCCCTGGGTTTCAGGCACGTACTGGTTCCAGGGTTCTGGATCAACCGGGCCATCCGTCTCAGACACAATATCAAAGAGGCCATCATCCCGAACCTGTCCGATCCGCACAGTCTTAGAGATGTGGTGGTTTGGATTCATCGTCACCAACCCTTCTGGTGCCTGGAAGGTCTGACCATAGGCAGCTTCGCGGACTGCTGAGATGTCAGTGCTACCGGCCTGTTCAACAGCCTGCTTCCAGAGATAAACCATGATGTAAGCAGCTTCCATGGGGTCATTGGTGACGCGATCGTCCCCATACTCAGCCTTAAAGTCAGCCACCCACTTTTCGTTTTCGGGAGTTTCTACCGTCTGGAAATAGTTCCAAGCCGCATAGTGACCGATAAGGAAGTCTTTCCCAATCTGGCGGACTTCTTCTTCAGCGATGCTGACAGACATCACTGGATACTTGTCAGGGGTGAGACCAGCCCCTTGCATCTGTTTAAAGAAGGCCACGTTGCTATCACCATTCAGGCTATTGAAGATAACGCCGCCATCCGGTAGTGCGGCCCTAATTTTAGTGATAATAGGCGTTACTTCAGTGTTGCCCAACGGCAAATAGTCTTCGCCAACGGTGTTGCCGCCTTTAGCAGCTAACTGCTCTTTGATAATGGTGTTAGCCGTCCGAGGGAAGACATAGTCAGACCCGACGAGGAAGAAGTCTTGACCCTTATTTTCTAACAGCCAATCTACCGCGGGTTCAATCTGCTGGTTAGGAGCAGCTCCGGTATAGAAGATGTTCTTGGAACATTCTTGCCCTTCGTACTGCACCGGATACCACAACATGTGGTCTTTTGATTCAAACACGGGCAAGACCGCCTTGCGACTCGCAGAGGTCCAGCAACCAAAGACAACTGCAACTTGGTCTTGATCGATGAGCTTTTCTGCTTTCTCGGCAAAAGTGGGCCAGTCAGAAGCGCCGTCTTCTTGAACGGGCACAATTGTTCTCCCGAGCACTCCACCCGCTTCATTAATTTCTTTAATGGCCAGCAGCTCGGCATCAATGACCGTGGTTTCGCTAATGGCCATGGTGCCGCTCGAAGAATGGAGAATTCCGACTGTGATGGTTTCACCGTCGTCCCCCGCAGAGGCCGCAACGTCCTCGCCGCCTTCCCCTTCAGCAGGTTCTGTTGTTGCTGTATCAGAGGGAGTACCACAAGCTTTTAACAGCAAGGCTGTACCCAGCGTGGCGGATCCGTACAGCAAAAACCGTCGCCTTCCAAATTGAGATGTCATTTGTGCTGTTGCTCCTGACTTAATATGTCCAACCACAGTGATGCAGCTGTGAAGCAATCCAGCAAAGCCCCTCAGGGTTTCTAGCTGATAACAGCCCCTGCAGAAATGCTACTTTCTGAGGGCTGCTGCAAGTTCACTCTCAAGCACTGCAATCGTCCGTGATAGTAAAGTCAGGGAAATTACTGGAATGTAGCCTAGAATACAAAATAATGTTTTGACGTTTAAATCTTCCTGAGAATATATCAATTTTCCTTGGTTGATCATCAGCGCAAAGTCGCACTGGGCCTTTGTACTCAAGTAGCGTGCCTCTTTATACCAGGATTTTGAAAAACCCTGGAAAATATAGCGGTGTGCATTTGGATCAAGTACACCCTAGACCCCGCCTTCACCAAAATGTACTGGATTGAACTGAATAGGGCTATATAGCGGTTTGTATGCGGATAAAACCGCCACTCTACCGCCTGCGGTGCCGCAGGCGGTAGAGTGGCGATAGGTAGCGCTGCTTTGGAGAATTGGGATTAAAGCCCCGATATCCCCAAGCTTGAAAATATCAGGGCGATCCGCCCTGGAATAGCCTGTGAGCTGACGGATGTGTACCCAGAAGTTTTAGTGGGGGTGTGTATGGGCATGGGCAAACTCTGCTGCAGCCACGGCCACGGCGGGGCTGGGGCCAAGCTTATATTGATGCCGAATCAGATCGATGATGGTATTTAAGCCTTCACGGGTTTTGAGATTGGTAAAGATGAAGGGGCGATCGCCGCGCATTTTCTGGGCATCTCGCTGCATCACAGCCAGATCAGCCCCAACGTGGGGAGCCAGATCCACCTTGTTAATCACCAGCAAGTCTGATCGCATGATGCCGGGGCCACCTTTGCGAGGAATTTTATCGCCAGCGGCCACATCAATGACATAGAGGGTCATTTCCACCAGCTCTGGGCTAAAGGTCGCTGCCAGGTTATCGCCCCCACTTTCGACAAACACAATATCGGGGGAAAACTGCTGCACCAAAGTGTCGATCGCATCCAGGTTGATAGAGGCATCGTCACGGATGGCGGAATGAGGACAGCCTCCGGTTTCGACCCCAATGATGCGGTTACCGGCCAGGGCTTCATTTCGGACTAAAAATTGAGCGTCTTCTTGGGTATAAATGTCATTGGTGACGACGGCCAGCTCGTACTCTTCACGCATGGCCTTGCAGAGTGCCTCAATCAGCGCTGTTTTGCCAGAGCCGACGGGGCCTGCCACCCCAACTCGAAAGGGTTTTGCCACAGGATCACCTCAAATTTGTTTTTGACAAGTTTGGTCTTAAAGGGGTTTAAGCAGGCATTATAGCGATTTGAAATCGCGGTTCGAATTAGCCTTCTGACTTCTTAAGCTTGATGGCGCTACTGCTTTTTCCAATGGCGCTGCTATCACCTTTTTCAATCAAGTGCGGTGCCTCCTGGTTAAGGCAGGGGCAAAGGGGAGAGATAGTGA is drawn from Leptolyngbya sp. SIO1E4 and contains these coding sequences:
- the urtA gene encoding urea ABC transporter substrate-binding protein; the encoded protein is MTSQFGRRRFLLYGSATLGTALLLKACGTPSDTATTEPAEGEGGEDVAASAGDDGETITVGILHSSSGTMAISETTVIDAELLAIKEINEAGGVLGRTIVPVQEDGASDWPTFAEKAEKLIDQDQVAVVFGCWTSASRKAVLPVFESKDHMLWYPVQYEGQECSKNIFYTGAAPNQQIEPAVDWLLENKGQDFFLVGSDYVFPRTANTIIKEQLAAKGGNTVGEDYLPLGNTEVTPIITKIRAALPDGGVIFNSLNGDSNVAFFKQMQGAGLTPDKYPVMSVSIAEEEVRQIGKDFLIGHYAAWNYFQTVETPENEKWVADFKAEYGDDRVTNDPMEAAYIMVYLWKQAVEQAGSTDISAVREAAYGQTFQAPEGLVTMNPNHHISKTVRIGQVRDDGLFDIVSETDGPVDPEPWNQYVPETQGLGCDWSDPEKGEQYELEGA
- the ureG gene encoding urease accessory protein UreG — protein: MAKPFRVGVAGPVGSGKTALIEALCKAMREEYELAVVTNDIYTQEDAQFLVRNEALAGNRIIGVETGGCPHSAIRDDASINLDAIDTLVQQFSPDIVFVESGGDNLAATFSPELVEMTLYVIDVAAGDKIPRKGGPGIMRSDLLVINKVDLAPHVGADLAVMQRDAQKMRGDRPFIFTNLKTREGLNTIIDLIRHQYKLGPSPAVAVAAAEFAHAHTHPH